From the genome of Lutzomyia longipalpis isolate SR_M1_2022 chromosome 2, ASM2433408v1, one region includes:
- the LOC129788535 gene encoding dual specificity tyrosine-phosphorylation-regulated kinase 2 isoform X6, which yields MLQVQVQIDNEKCRREREVCLSGSRIDLSSLCGGQRSGRNGTLDPLGNTLPPLSPQSNNNSSSMDHLDTTKSIPMTPTEVLELYNSRLTEYERQEVEKYPEIWYLGLDACKINAKPGTALNCGYDYDNGSYNKVVHDHISYRYEILEVIGKGSFGQVIRALDHKTNQHVAIKIIRNKKRFHHQALVEVKILEELRKKDKDGSHNVIHMLDYFYFRNHLCITFELMSLNLYELIKKNNYQGFSLSLIRRFCNSIIKCLRLLYQENIIHCDLKPENVLLKQRGSSSIKVIDFGSSCYAHRKVYTYIQSRFYRSPEVILGLPYGTPIDMWSLGCILAELYTGYPLFPGENEAEQLACIMEVIGLPPEDLINQATRKRLFFDSRGSPRSVINSKGRKRKPGSRTLSSALRCSDSLFVDFVNRCLEWDYTKRMTPDEASRHEWLLPSGSSIFNHSKVINREQSQDTENSTSDNQQVGPVGQSTTLLQPKQQRSLLQTPNMTLPELKTPSTRNAPKTAGERPKGLTSSTSNLESVASVANQPHGQYSLHRSYHVRKSTTNVTQGSAKYSSGMSHSQSTGDVTAMFGRA from the exons GTGCAAATAGACAATGAAAAGTGCCGAAGGGAACGCGAAGTTTGTTTATCGGGATCGCGAATTGATCTCTCTTCCCTCTGTGGTGGACAAAGAAGCGGTAGAAATGGGACTTTGGATCCCCTGGGGAACACCCTACCGCCCCTTAGTCCCCAAAGTAATAACAATTCATCATCCATGGATCACCTTGATACAACTAAATCAATTCCAATGACACCCACAG AAGTACTGGAACTCTACAATAGCCGATTAACCGAATACGAACGTCAAGAAGTTGAAAAGTATCCAGAAATTTGGTATCTTGGTTTAGATGCATGCAAGATTAATGCTAAACCAGGAACTGCCCTCAACTGTGGGTATGATTACGACAATGGAAGTTACAATAAG gTGGTCCATGACCATATCAGCTATAGATATGAAATTCTTGAGGTCATTGGTAAAGGAAGTTTCGGGCAGGTGATTCGAGCTCTTGACCACAAAACAAATCAACATGttgcaattaaaatcataAGGAATAAGAAAAGATTCCACCATCAAGCATTGGTGGAAGTGAAAATTCTGGAAGAACTGCGAAAGAAAga tAAGGATGGATCTCACAACGTTATCCACATGTTGGACTATTTCTACTTCCGGAATCACCTCTGTATCACATTTGAGCTGATGAG tCTGAATCTGTATGAATTGATAAAGAAGAACAACTACCAAGGATTCAGTTTGAGTCTTATAAGGAGATTTTGTAACTCCATAATCAAATGTCTCAGGCTCTTatatcaagaaaatattattcactGTGATTTAAAGCCt gaaaacgtGTTGCTTAAGCAACGTGGTAGTAGCTCTATTAAGGTGATTGACTTTGGAAGCTCCTGCTATGCACACCGTAAGGTTTACACCTACATTCAATCACGTTTCTACAGATCACCAGAAGTTATTCTTGGATTACCCTATGGTACACCAATTGATATGTGGAGTCTTG gcTGTATATTAGCTGAATTATATACAGGTTATCCACTATTTCCTGGTGAAAATGAAGCTGAACAATTAGCGTGCATTATGGAAGTAATAGGCCTACCACCAGAAGACTTGATAAATCAGGCAACACGAAAGCGTCTTTTCTTcg attCTCGAGGGAGTCCAAGGAGTGTTATAAATTCCAAAGGAAGAAAGAGAAAGCCCGGATCGAGAACTTTATCATCTGCTCTCCGCTGTAGTGACAGCTTATTTGTAGATTTCGTCAATCGTTGTCTAGA atgGGACTATACAAAGAGAATGACACCTGATGAAGCATCACGACACGAATGGCTACTACCTAGTGGATCATCAATATTCAACCACTCCAAGGTTATCAATCGTGAACAATCGCAAGATACGGAAAATTCTACAAGTGATAATCAACAAGTTGGTCCCGTTGGACAGTCAACCACACTACTGCAACCAAAGCAACAGAGATCCCTTTTGCAGACACCCAATATGACACTACCAGAGTTGAAGACACCATCAACGAGAAATGCCCCAAAGACAGCTGGAGAACGGCCTAAAG GCCTGACCTCATCTACGAGTAATCTCGAAAGTGTTGCGTCGGTTGCTAATCAGCCGCATGGTCAGTATTCACTACATCGATCCTACCATGTACGAAAATCAACGACCAATGTCACACAGGGGAGTGCCAAGTATAGTAGTGGAATGTCACATTCGCAAAGTACGGGGGATGTTACTGCAATGTTTGGGCGAGCTTGA
- the LOC129788535 gene encoding dual specificity tyrosine-phosphorylation-regulated kinase 2 isoform X2: MVGSEVQIDNEKCRREREVCLSGSRIDLSSLCGGQRSGRNGTLDPLGNTLPPLSPQSNNNSSSMDHLDTTKSIPMTPTEVLELYNSRLTEYERQEVEKYPEIWYLGLDACKINAKPGTALNCGYDYDNGSYNKVVHDHISYRYEILEVIGKGSFGQVIRALDHKTNQHVAIKIIRNKKRFHHQALVEVKILEELRKKDKDGSHNVIHMLDYFYFRNHLCITFELMSLNLYELIKKNNYQGFSLSLIRRFCNSIIKCLRLLYQENIIHCDLKPENVLLKQRGSSSIKVIDFGSSCYAHRKVYTYIQSRFYRSPEVILGLPYGTPIDMWSLGCILAELYTGYPLFPGENEAEQLACIMEVIGLPPEDLINQATRKRLFFDSRGSPRSVINSKGRKRKPGSRTLSSALRCSDSLFVDFVNRCLEWDYTKRMTPDEASRHEWLLPSGSSIFNHSKVINREQSQDTENSTSDNQQVGPVGQSTTLLQPKQQRSLLQTPNMTLPELKTPSTRNAPKTAGERPKGRELLRCVLLNPPNIGDSSAGLTSSTSNLESVASVANQPHGQYSLHRSYHVRKSTTNVTQGSAKYSSGMSHSQSTGDVTAMFGRA; encoded by the exons GTGCAAATAGACAATGAAAAGTGCCGAAGGGAACGCGAAGTTTGTTTATCGGGATCGCGAATTGATCTCTCTTCCCTCTGTGGTGGACAAAGAAGCGGTAGAAATGGGACTTTGGATCCCCTGGGGAACACCCTACCGCCCCTTAGTCCCCAAAGTAATAACAATTCATCATCCATGGATCACCTTGATACAACTAAATCAATTCCAATGACACCCACAG AAGTACTGGAACTCTACAATAGCCGATTAACCGAATACGAACGTCAAGAAGTTGAAAAGTATCCAGAAATTTGGTATCTTGGTTTAGATGCATGCAAGATTAATGCTAAACCAGGAACTGCCCTCAACTGTGGGTATGATTACGACAATGGAAGTTACAATAAG gTGGTCCATGACCATATCAGCTATAGATATGAAATTCTTGAGGTCATTGGTAAAGGAAGTTTCGGGCAGGTGATTCGAGCTCTTGACCACAAAACAAATCAACATGttgcaattaaaatcataAGGAATAAGAAAAGATTCCACCATCAAGCATTGGTGGAAGTGAAAATTCTGGAAGAACTGCGAAAGAAAga tAAGGATGGATCTCACAACGTTATCCACATGTTGGACTATTTCTACTTCCGGAATCACCTCTGTATCACATTTGAGCTGATGAG tCTGAATCTGTATGAATTGATAAAGAAGAACAACTACCAAGGATTCAGTTTGAGTCTTATAAGGAGATTTTGTAACTCCATAATCAAATGTCTCAGGCTCTTatatcaagaaaatattattcactGTGATTTAAAGCCt gaaaacgtGTTGCTTAAGCAACGTGGTAGTAGCTCTATTAAGGTGATTGACTTTGGAAGCTCCTGCTATGCACACCGTAAGGTTTACACCTACATTCAATCACGTTTCTACAGATCACCAGAAGTTATTCTTGGATTACCCTATGGTACACCAATTGATATGTGGAGTCTTG gcTGTATATTAGCTGAATTATATACAGGTTATCCACTATTTCCTGGTGAAAATGAAGCTGAACAATTAGCGTGCATTATGGAAGTAATAGGCCTACCACCAGAAGACTTGATAAATCAGGCAACACGAAAGCGTCTTTTCTTcg attCTCGAGGGAGTCCAAGGAGTGTTATAAATTCCAAAGGAAGAAAGAGAAAGCCCGGATCGAGAACTTTATCATCTGCTCTCCGCTGTAGTGACAGCTTATTTGTAGATTTCGTCAATCGTTGTCTAGA atgGGACTATACAAAGAGAATGACACCTGATGAAGCATCACGACACGAATGGCTACTACCTAGTGGATCATCAATATTCAACCACTCCAAGGTTATCAATCGTGAACAATCGCAAGATACGGAAAATTCTACAAGTGATAATCAACAAGTTGGTCCCGTTGGACAGTCAACCACACTACTGCAACCAAAGCAACAGAGATCCCTTTTGCAGACACCCAATATGACACTACCAGAGTTGAAGACACCATCAACGAGAAATGCCCCAAAGACAGCTGGAGAACGGCCTAAAGGTAGGGAATTGCTACGATGTGTCCTGCTGAATCCACCTAATATCGGGGATTCTTCCGCAGGCCTGACCTCATCTACGAGTAATCTCGAAAGTGTTGCGTCGGTTGCTAATCAGCCGCATGGTCAGTATTCACTACATCGATCCTACCATGTACGAAAATCAACGACCAATGTCACACAGGGGAGTGCCAAGTATAGTAGTGGAATGTCACATTCGCAAAGTACGGGGGATGTTACTGCAATGTTTGGGCGAGCTTGA
- the LOC129788535 gene encoding dual specificity tyrosine-phosphorylation-regulated kinase 2 isoform X1 — MLERELVQIDNEKCRREREVCLSGSRIDLSSLCGGQRSGRNGTLDPLGNTLPPLSPQSNNNSSSMDHLDTTKSIPMTPTEVLELYNSRLTEYERQEVEKYPEIWYLGLDACKINAKPGTALNCGYDYDNGSYNKVVHDHISYRYEILEVIGKGSFGQVIRALDHKTNQHVAIKIIRNKKRFHHQALVEVKILEELRKKDKDGSHNVIHMLDYFYFRNHLCITFELMSLNLYELIKKNNYQGFSLSLIRRFCNSIIKCLRLLYQENIIHCDLKPENVLLKQRGSSSIKVIDFGSSCYAHRKVYTYIQSRFYRSPEVILGLPYGTPIDMWSLGCILAELYTGYPLFPGENEAEQLACIMEVIGLPPEDLINQATRKRLFFDSRGSPRSVINSKGRKRKPGSRTLSSALRCSDSLFVDFVNRCLEWDYTKRMTPDEASRHEWLLPSGSSIFNHSKVINREQSQDTENSTSDNQQVGPVGQSTTLLQPKQQRSLLQTPNMTLPELKTPSTRNAPKTAGERPKGRELLRCVLLNPPNIGDSSAGLTSSTSNLESVASVANQPHGQYSLHRSYHVRKSTTNVTQGSAKYSSGMSHSQSTGDVTAMFGRA, encoded by the exons ATGTTGGAACGAGAACTT GTGCAAATAGACAATGAAAAGTGCCGAAGGGAACGCGAAGTTTGTTTATCGGGATCGCGAATTGATCTCTCTTCCCTCTGTGGTGGACAAAGAAGCGGTAGAAATGGGACTTTGGATCCCCTGGGGAACACCCTACCGCCCCTTAGTCCCCAAAGTAATAACAATTCATCATCCATGGATCACCTTGATACAACTAAATCAATTCCAATGACACCCACAG AAGTACTGGAACTCTACAATAGCCGATTAACCGAATACGAACGTCAAGAAGTTGAAAAGTATCCAGAAATTTGGTATCTTGGTTTAGATGCATGCAAGATTAATGCTAAACCAGGAACTGCCCTCAACTGTGGGTATGATTACGACAATGGAAGTTACAATAAG gTGGTCCATGACCATATCAGCTATAGATATGAAATTCTTGAGGTCATTGGTAAAGGAAGTTTCGGGCAGGTGATTCGAGCTCTTGACCACAAAACAAATCAACATGttgcaattaaaatcataAGGAATAAGAAAAGATTCCACCATCAAGCATTGGTGGAAGTGAAAATTCTGGAAGAACTGCGAAAGAAAga tAAGGATGGATCTCACAACGTTATCCACATGTTGGACTATTTCTACTTCCGGAATCACCTCTGTATCACATTTGAGCTGATGAG tCTGAATCTGTATGAATTGATAAAGAAGAACAACTACCAAGGATTCAGTTTGAGTCTTATAAGGAGATTTTGTAACTCCATAATCAAATGTCTCAGGCTCTTatatcaagaaaatattattcactGTGATTTAAAGCCt gaaaacgtGTTGCTTAAGCAACGTGGTAGTAGCTCTATTAAGGTGATTGACTTTGGAAGCTCCTGCTATGCACACCGTAAGGTTTACACCTACATTCAATCACGTTTCTACAGATCACCAGAAGTTATTCTTGGATTACCCTATGGTACACCAATTGATATGTGGAGTCTTG gcTGTATATTAGCTGAATTATATACAGGTTATCCACTATTTCCTGGTGAAAATGAAGCTGAACAATTAGCGTGCATTATGGAAGTAATAGGCCTACCACCAGAAGACTTGATAAATCAGGCAACACGAAAGCGTCTTTTCTTcg attCTCGAGGGAGTCCAAGGAGTGTTATAAATTCCAAAGGAAGAAAGAGAAAGCCCGGATCGAGAACTTTATCATCTGCTCTCCGCTGTAGTGACAGCTTATTTGTAGATTTCGTCAATCGTTGTCTAGA atgGGACTATACAAAGAGAATGACACCTGATGAAGCATCACGACACGAATGGCTACTACCTAGTGGATCATCAATATTCAACCACTCCAAGGTTATCAATCGTGAACAATCGCAAGATACGGAAAATTCTACAAGTGATAATCAACAAGTTGGTCCCGTTGGACAGTCAACCACACTACTGCAACCAAAGCAACAGAGATCCCTTTTGCAGACACCCAATATGACACTACCAGAGTTGAAGACACCATCAACGAGAAATGCCCCAAAGACAGCTGGAGAACGGCCTAAAGGTAGGGAATTGCTACGATGTGTCCTGCTGAATCCACCTAATATCGGGGATTCTTCCGCAGGCCTGACCTCATCTACGAGTAATCTCGAAAGTGTTGCGTCGGTTGCTAATCAGCCGCATGGTCAGTATTCACTACATCGATCCTACCATGTACGAAAATCAACGACCAATGTCACACAGGGGAGTGCCAAGTATAGTAGTGGAATGTCACATTCGCAAAGTACGGGGGATGTTACTGCAATGTTTGGGCGAGCTTGA
- the LOC129788535 gene encoding dual specificity tyrosine-phosphorylation-regulated kinase 2 isoform X3, translating into MLQVQVQIDNEKCRREREVCLSGSRIDLSSLCGGQRSGRNGTLDPLGNTLPPLSPQSNNNSSSMDHLDTTKSIPMTPTEVLELYNSRLTEYERQEVEKYPEIWYLGLDACKINAKPGTALNCGYDYDNGSYNKVVHDHISYRYEILEVIGKGSFGQVIRALDHKTNQHVAIKIIRNKKRFHHQALVEVKILEELRKKDKDGSHNVIHMLDYFYFRNHLCITFELMSLNLYELIKKNNYQGFSLSLIRRFCNSIIKCLRLLYQENIIHCDLKPENVLLKQRGSSSIKVIDFGSSCYAHRKVYTYIQSRFYRSPEVILGLPYGTPIDMWSLGCILAELYTGYPLFPGENEAEQLACIMEVIGLPPEDLINQATRKRLFFDSRGSPRSVINSKGRKRKPGSRTLSSALRCSDSLFVDFVNRCLEWDYTKRMTPDEASRHEWLLPSGSSIFNHSKVINREQSQDTENSTSDNQQVGPVGQSTTLLQPKQQRSLLQTPNMTLPELKTPSTRNAPKTAGERPKGRELLRCVLLNPPNIGDSSAGLTSSTSNLESVASVANQPHGQYSLHRSYHVRKSTTNVTQGSAKYSSGMSHSQSTGDVTAMFGRA; encoded by the exons GTGCAAATAGACAATGAAAAGTGCCGAAGGGAACGCGAAGTTTGTTTATCGGGATCGCGAATTGATCTCTCTTCCCTCTGTGGTGGACAAAGAAGCGGTAGAAATGGGACTTTGGATCCCCTGGGGAACACCCTACCGCCCCTTAGTCCCCAAAGTAATAACAATTCATCATCCATGGATCACCTTGATACAACTAAATCAATTCCAATGACACCCACAG AAGTACTGGAACTCTACAATAGCCGATTAACCGAATACGAACGTCAAGAAGTTGAAAAGTATCCAGAAATTTGGTATCTTGGTTTAGATGCATGCAAGATTAATGCTAAACCAGGAACTGCCCTCAACTGTGGGTATGATTACGACAATGGAAGTTACAATAAG gTGGTCCATGACCATATCAGCTATAGATATGAAATTCTTGAGGTCATTGGTAAAGGAAGTTTCGGGCAGGTGATTCGAGCTCTTGACCACAAAACAAATCAACATGttgcaattaaaatcataAGGAATAAGAAAAGATTCCACCATCAAGCATTGGTGGAAGTGAAAATTCTGGAAGAACTGCGAAAGAAAga tAAGGATGGATCTCACAACGTTATCCACATGTTGGACTATTTCTACTTCCGGAATCACCTCTGTATCACATTTGAGCTGATGAG tCTGAATCTGTATGAATTGATAAAGAAGAACAACTACCAAGGATTCAGTTTGAGTCTTATAAGGAGATTTTGTAACTCCATAATCAAATGTCTCAGGCTCTTatatcaagaaaatattattcactGTGATTTAAAGCCt gaaaacgtGTTGCTTAAGCAACGTGGTAGTAGCTCTATTAAGGTGATTGACTTTGGAAGCTCCTGCTATGCACACCGTAAGGTTTACACCTACATTCAATCACGTTTCTACAGATCACCAGAAGTTATTCTTGGATTACCCTATGGTACACCAATTGATATGTGGAGTCTTG gcTGTATATTAGCTGAATTATATACAGGTTATCCACTATTTCCTGGTGAAAATGAAGCTGAACAATTAGCGTGCATTATGGAAGTAATAGGCCTACCACCAGAAGACTTGATAAATCAGGCAACACGAAAGCGTCTTTTCTTcg attCTCGAGGGAGTCCAAGGAGTGTTATAAATTCCAAAGGAAGAAAGAGAAAGCCCGGATCGAGAACTTTATCATCTGCTCTCCGCTGTAGTGACAGCTTATTTGTAGATTTCGTCAATCGTTGTCTAGA atgGGACTATACAAAGAGAATGACACCTGATGAAGCATCACGACACGAATGGCTACTACCTAGTGGATCATCAATATTCAACCACTCCAAGGTTATCAATCGTGAACAATCGCAAGATACGGAAAATTCTACAAGTGATAATCAACAAGTTGGTCCCGTTGGACAGTCAACCACACTACTGCAACCAAAGCAACAGAGATCCCTTTTGCAGACACCCAATATGACACTACCAGAGTTGAAGACACCATCAACGAGAAATGCCCCAAAGACAGCTGGAGAACGGCCTAAAGGTAGGGAATTGCTACGATGTGTCCTGCTGAATCCACCTAATATCGGGGATTCTTCCGCAGGCCTGACCTCATCTACGAGTAATCTCGAAAGTGTTGCGTCGGTTGCTAATCAGCCGCATGGTCAGTATTCACTACATCGATCCTACCATGTACGAAAATCAACGACCAATGTCACACAGGGGAGTGCCAAGTATAGTAGTGGAATGTCACATTCGCAAAGTACGGGGGATGTTACTGCAATGTTTGGGCGAGCTTGA
- the LOC129788535 gene encoding dual specificity tyrosine-phosphorylation-regulated kinase 2 isoform X5, with amino-acid sequence MVGSEVQIDNEKCRREREVCLSGSRIDLSSLCGGQRSGRNGTLDPLGNTLPPLSPQSNNNSSSMDHLDTTKSIPMTPTEVLELYNSRLTEYERQEVEKYPEIWYLGLDACKINAKPGTALNCGYDYDNGSYNKVVHDHISYRYEILEVIGKGSFGQVIRALDHKTNQHVAIKIIRNKKRFHHQALVEVKILEELRKKDKDGSHNVIHMLDYFYFRNHLCITFELMSLNLYELIKKNNYQGFSLSLIRRFCNSIIKCLRLLYQENIIHCDLKPENVLLKQRGSSSIKVIDFGSSCYAHRKVYTYIQSRFYRSPEVILGLPYGTPIDMWSLGCILAELYTGYPLFPGENEAEQLACIMEVIGLPPEDLINQATRKRLFFDSRGSPRSVINSKGRKRKPGSRTLSSALRCSDSLFVDFVNRCLEWDYTKRMTPDEASRHEWLLPSGSSIFNHSKVINREQSQDTENSTSDNQQVGPVGQSTTLLQPKQQRSLLQTPNMTLPELKTPSTRNAPKTAGERPKGLTSSTSNLESVASVANQPHGQYSLHRSYHVRKSTTNVTQGSAKYSSGMSHSQSTGDVTAMFGRA; translated from the exons GTGCAAATAGACAATGAAAAGTGCCGAAGGGAACGCGAAGTTTGTTTATCGGGATCGCGAATTGATCTCTCTTCCCTCTGTGGTGGACAAAGAAGCGGTAGAAATGGGACTTTGGATCCCCTGGGGAACACCCTACCGCCCCTTAGTCCCCAAAGTAATAACAATTCATCATCCATGGATCACCTTGATACAACTAAATCAATTCCAATGACACCCACAG AAGTACTGGAACTCTACAATAGCCGATTAACCGAATACGAACGTCAAGAAGTTGAAAAGTATCCAGAAATTTGGTATCTTGGTTTAGATGCATGCAAGATTAATGCTAAACCAGGAACTGCCCTCAACTGTGGGTATGATTACGACAATGGAAGTTACAATAAG gTGGTCCATGACCATATCAGCTATAGATATGAAATTCTTGAGGTCATTGGTAAAGGAAGTTTCGGGCAGGTGATTCGAGCTCTTGACCACAAAACAAATCAACATGttgcaattaaaatcataAGGAATAAGAAAAGATTCCACCATCAAGCATTGGTGGAAGTGAAAATTCTGGAAGAACTGCGAAAGAAAga tAAGGATGGATCTCACAACGTTATCCACATGTTGGACTATTTCTACTTCCGGAATCACCTCTGTATCACATTTGAGCTGATGAG tCTGAATCTGTATGAATTGATAAAGAAGAACAACTACCAAGGATTCAGTTTGAGTCTTATAAGGAGATTTTGTAACTCCATAATCAAATGTCTCAGGCTCTTatatcaagaaaatattattcactGTGATTTAAAGCCt gaaaacgtGTTGCTTAAGCAACGTGGTAGTAGCTCTATTAAGGTGATTGACTTTGGAAGCTCCTGCTATGCACACCGTAAGGTTTACACCTACATTCAATCACGTTTCTACAGATCACCAGAAGTTATTCTTGGATTACCCTATGGTACACCAATTGATATGTGGAGTCTTG gcTGTATATTAGCTGAATTATATACAGGTTATCCACTATTTCCTGGTGAAAATGAAGCTGAACAATTAGCGTGCATTATGGAAGTAATAGGCCTACCACCAGAAGACTTGATAAATCAGGCAACACGAAAGCGTCTTTTCTTcg attCTCGAGGGAGTCCAAGGAGTGTTATAAATTCCAAAGGAAGAAAGAGAAAGCCCGGATCGAGAACTTTATCATCTGCTCTCCGCTGTAGTGACAGCTTATTTGTAGATTTCGTCAATCGTTGTCTAGA atgGGACTATACAAAGAGAATGACACCTGATGAAGCATCACGACACGAATGGCTACTACCTAGTGGATCATCAATATTCAACCACTCCAAGGTTATCAATCGTGAACAATCGCAAGATACGGAAAATTCTACAAGTGATAATCAACAAGTTGGTCCCGTTGGACAGTCAACCACACTACTGCAACCAAAGCAACAGAGATCCCTTTTGCAGACACCCAATATGACACTACCAGAGTTGAAGACACCATCAACGAGAAATGCCCCAAAGACAGCTGGAGAACGGCCTAAAG GCCTGACCTCATCTACGAGTAATCTCGAAAGTGTTGCGTCGGTTGCTAATCAGCCGCATGGTCAGTATTCACTACATCGATCCTACCATGTACGAAAATCAACGACCAATGTCACACAGGGGAGTGCCAAGTATAGTAGTGGAATGTCACATTCGCAAAGTACGGGGGATGTTACTGCAATGTTTGGGCGAGCTTGA
- the LOC129788535 gene encoding dual specificity tyrosine-phosphorylation-regulated kinase 2 isoform X4, with the protein MLERELVQIDNEKCRREREVCLSGSRIDLSSLCGGQRSGRNGTLDPLGNTLPPLSPQSNNNSSSMDHLDTTKSIPMTPTEVLELYNSRLTEYERQEVEKYPEIWYLGLDACKINAKPGTALNCGYDYDNGSYNKVVHDHISYRYEILEVIGKGSFGQVIRALDHKTNQHVAIKIIRNKKRFHHQALVEVKILEELRKKDKDGSHNVIHMLDYFYFRNHLCITFELMSLNLYELIKKNNYQGFSLSLIRRFCNSIIKCLRLLYQENIIHCDLKPENVLLKQRGSSSIKVIDFGSSCYAHRKVYTYIQSRFYRSPEVILGLPYGTPIDMWSLGCILAELYTGYPLFPGENEAEQLACIMEVIGLPPEDLINQATRKRLFFDSRGSPRSVINSKGRKRKPGSRTLSSALRCSDSLFVDFVNRCLEWDYTKRMTPDEASRHEWLLPSGSSIFNHSKVINREQSQDTENSTSDNQQVGPVGQSTTLLQPKQQRSLLQTPNMTLPELKTPSTRNAPKTAGERPKGLTSSTSNLESVASVANQPHGQYSLHRSYHVRKSTTNVTQGSAKYSSGMSHSQSTGDVTAMFGRA; encoded by the exons ATGTTGGAACGAGAACTT GTGCAAATAGACAATGAAAAGTGCCGAAGGGAACGCGAAGTTTGTTTATCGGGATCGCGAATTGATCTCTCTTCCCTCTGTGGTGGACAAAGAAGCGGTAGAAATGGGACTTTGGATCCCCTGGGGAACACCCTACCGCCCCTTAGTCCCCAAAGTAATAACAATTCATCATCCATGGATCACCTTGATACAACTAAATCAATTCCAATGACACCCACAG AAGTACTGGAACTCTACAATAGCCGATTAACCGAATACGAACGTCAAGAAGTTGAAAAGTATCCAGAAATTTGGTATCTTGGTTTAGATGCATGCAAGATTAATGCTAAACCAGGAACTGCCCTCAACTGTGGGTATGATTACGACAATGGAAGTTACAATAAG gTGGTCCATGACCATATCAGCTATAGATATGAAATTCTTGAGGTCATTGGTAAAGGAAGTTTCGGGCAGGTGATTCGAGCTCTTGACCACAAAACAAATCAACATGttgcaattaaaatcataAGGAATAAGAAAAGATTCCACCATCAAGCATTGGTGGAAGTGAAAATTCTGGAAGAACTGCGAAAGAAAga tAAGGATGGATCTCACAACGTTATCCACATGTTGGACTATTTCTACTTCCGGAATCACCTCTGTATCACATTTGAGCTGATGAG tCTGAATCTGTATGAATTGATAAAGAAGAACAACTACCAAGGATTCAGTTTGAGTCTTATAAGGAGATTTTGTAACTCCATAATCAAATGTCTCAGGCTCTTatatcaagaaaatattattcactGTGATTTAAAGCCt gaaaacgtGTTGCTTAAGCAACGTGGTAGTAGCTCTATTAAGGTGATTGACTTTGGAAGCTCCTGCTATGCACACCGTAAGGTTTACACCTACATTCAATCACGTTTCTACAGATCACCAGAAGTTATTCTTGGATTACCCTATGGTACACCAATTGATATGTGGAGTCTTG gcTGTATATTAGCTGAATTATATACAGGTTATCCACTATTTCCTGGTGAAAATGAAGCTGAACAATTAGCGTGCATTATGGAAGTAATAGGCCTACCACCAGAAGACTTGATAAATCAGGCAACACGAAAGCGTCTTTTCTTcg attCTCGAGGGAGTCCAAGGAGTGTTATAAATTCCAAAGGAAGAAAGAGAAAGCCCGGATCGAGAACTTTATCATCTGCTCTCCGCTGTAGTGACAGCTTATTTGTAGATTTCGTCAATCGTTGTCTAGA atgGGACTATACAAAGAGAATGACACCTGATGAAGCATCACGACACGAATGGCTACTACCTAGTGGATCATCAATATTCAACCACTCCAAGGTTATCAATCGTGAACAATCGCAAGATACGGAAAATTCTACAAGTGATAATCAACAAGTTGGTCCCGTTGGACAGTCAACCACACTACTGCAACCAAAGCAACAGAGATCCCTTTTGCAGACACCCAATATGACACTACCAGAGTTGAAGACACCATCAACGAGAAATGCCCCAAAGACAGCTGGAGAACGGCCTAAAG GCCTGACCTCATCTACGAGTAATCTCGAAAGTGTTGCGTCGGTTGCTAATCAGCCGCATGGTCAGTATTCACTACATCGATCCTACCATGTACGAAAATCAACGACCAATGTCACACAGGGGAGTGCCAAGTATAGTAGTGGAATGTCACATTCGCAAAGTACGGGGGATGTTACTGCAATGTTTGGGCGAGCTTGA